A genomic segment from Glycine soja cultivar W05 chromosome 20, ASM419377v2, whole genome shotgun sequence encodes:
- the LOC114402904 gene encoding isoflavone reductase-like — MDFTAEKKESESNTENAHPTTLDSSSQLASALDSNNKEIEERQARELKAGIHPLKIDITVPPRDKVFILGDGNVKEAFVTEADVGTLTIEAANEPNALNKTVRIRLPKNYLTINEIISLWENKIGKTLEKTYVLEEKVLKDIKGKARFRG; from the exons ATGGATTTCACAGCGGAGAAGAAGGAATCAGAGAGCAACACCGAAAATGCTCATCCAACAACGTTAGATTCTTCTTCTCAATTGGCATCGGCACTTGATTCCAACaacaaagaaattgaagaacgaCAAGCTCGTGAACTCAAAGCCGGTATTCACCCCCTCAAg ATTGACATCACTGTTCCTCCGAGGGACAAGGTATTCATTCTAGGAGATGGAAATGTGAAAG AAGCGTTTGTGACTGAGGCTGATGTGGGAACTTTGACCATCGAAGCAGCGAATGAACCTAATGCCTTGAACAAAACCGTGCGCATAAGACTCCCTAAGAATTATTTGACCATAAATGAGATCATCTCTTTGTGGGAGAACAAAATTGGGAAGACTCTTGAAAAAACTTATGTTTTAGAGGAAAAGGTTCTTAAAGACATTAAGG GTAAAGCAAGGTTTAGGGGGTAG
- the LOC114402795 gene encoding uncharacterized protein LOC114402795, whose product MATTTRLLLRSSKPIQLAPSPPSSSSNSLYMKCVRYQNMASLNENHHNIGSVKGERKPVGAVKATIATTNHITTSKPVIQQGLSDLATLIASIRNAVLVFLRTTFVKRKPRNLRPQMLIEKAIIDCRFFTLFAVAGSLIGSVLCFVEGCLLVIESYAHYFHMLSQRLDQGHLVHLLIEAIDSFLMGTALLIFGVGIYVMFVGSSTTSKETQPQLCGSNLLGLFYMKSPPRWVGMQSIAQAKSKIGHAVMMILQVGLLDKFKDIPLVTGLDLACFAAAVLTSSACIFVLSKLHH is encoded by the exons ATGGCAACAACCACTAGATTATTGTTGCGTTCCTCTAAGCCAATTCAACTTgctccttctcctccttcttcttcttctaattcgTTGTACATGAAATGTGTACGGTACCAAAATATGGCTAGTTTGAATGAAAATCATCATAACATAGGTTCTGTGAAGGGAGAAAGAAAACCAGTGGGGGCTGTGAAGGCAACTATCGCTACCACCAACCACATAACCACGTCAAAACCAGTGATTCAACAAGGTTTGTCAGATTTAGCTACTTTGATAGCAAGTATTCGCAACGCTGTTTTGGTTTTTTTGAGGACTACTTTTGTCAAAAGGAAGCCACGCAATTTAAGACCACAGATGCTCATTGAAAAG GCAATAATCGATTGCAGATTTTTTACGCTGTTCGCAGTTGCAGGATCTTTAATTGGTTCGGTGTTGTGTTTTGTTGAG GGTTGCCTTCTAGTTATCGAATCATACGCGCAttatttccatatgttatctcAAAGGTTGGATCAAGGACATCTTGTGCATCTACTCATCGAAGCCATAG ACTCGTTTCTGATGGGTACTGCCTTGCTCATTTTTGGGGTCGGTATTTACGTTATGTTTGTGGGGTCAAGCACTACTAGTAAAGAAACACAACCACAGCTTTGTGGATCAAATTTGCTCGGTCTCTTTTATATGAAG TCACCCCCTCGATGGGTAGGGATGCAATCAATTGCACAGGCAAAGTCCAAGATTGGGCATGCAGTGATGATGATTCTTCAGGTGGGACTGTTAGACAAGTTCAAAGACATTCCCTTAGTCACAGGCCTTGATCTTGCTTGCTTCGCTGCTGCTGTACTCACATCCTCAGCATGCATTTTTGTCCTCTCTAAACTCCATCACTAG